From one Paroceanicella profunda genomic stretch:
- a CDS encoding multicopper oxidase family protein, which translates to MLNRRQLLGAGAAGATMVSSKAWGQTLNMGLPEAAQMDSAATAITARPNSGPDYTPVVTLNGWTLPHRMNNGVKEFHLVAEPVERELADGMIAHLWGYNGQSTGPTIEAVEGDRVRIYVTNKLPEGTTVHWHGLILPSGMDGVSGLSHPSIPPGKTFVYEFDLVKSGTFMYHPHGDEMTQMAMGMMGMFVVHPKDPTFMPVDRDFLIMLNAFDIDPGTYVPRIMTMTDFNLWTWNSRIFPDIDPLVVNKGDRVRVRVGNLTMTNHPIHMHGYDFKVTCTDGGWVPPEAQWPEVSIDIPVGAMRAYEFVADHLGDWAIHCHKSHHTMNAMGHDVPTFIGVNKKPLTQKIRQFQPEYMPMGMSGMGDMAKMEMPLPDNTIPMMTGWGPYGPIEMGGMFSVVKVRDGIDADDYSDPGWYENPPGEMAYEWTGELPEFASNNSPKTILTPKPNSKG; encoded by the coding sequence ATGCTAAATAGACGTCAATTACTCGGAGCCGGCGCGGCAGGTGCAACGATGGTCTCTTCGAAAGCCTGGGGTCAAACCCTGAACATGGGCCTGCCCGAAGCTGCCCAAATGGATAGCGCAGCAACGGCGATCACGGCGCGTCCCAATTCCGGGCCGGACTACACACCTGTGGTCACATTGAACGGGTGGACCCTGCCGCACCGGATGAACAACGGGGTGAAAGAATTTCACCTCGTGGCCGAACCGGTAGAACGCGAGCTTGCCGACGGCATGATCGCGCATTTGTGGGGCTACAACGGCCAATCCACCGGCCCGACGATCGAAGCAGTCGAAGGCGACCGGGTGCGCATCTACGTCACCAATAAGCTGCCGGAAGGCACAACGGTGCACTGGCACGGGCTCATTCTTCCTTCAGGCATGGATGGGGTCTCCGGGTTGAGCCATCCAAGCATCCCGCCGGGCAAAACCTTCGTCTACGAATTCGACTTGGTGAAGTCTGGAACGTTCATGTACCACCCCCACGGCGATGAAATGACCCAGATGGCGATGGGGATGATGGGCATGTTCGTGGTCCACCCCAAGGATCCCACATTCATGCCGGTGGATCGTGATTTCCTGATCATGCTGAATGCTTTCGACATCGATCCGGGTACCTATGTACCCCGCATCATGACGATGACGGATTTCAACCTTTGGACCTGGAACAGCCGGATCTTCCCCGACATCGATCCGCTGGTCGTGAACAAGGGCGACCGGGTGCGAGTACGGGTTGGGAACCTTACGATGACGAACCACCCGATCCATATGCACGGCTATGACTTCAAGGTCACCTGCACGGATGGCGGCTGGGTGCCGCCTGAAGCACAGTGGCCGGAGGTCAGCATCGACATTCCCGTAGGTGCGATGCGCGCCTACGAATTCGTCGCCGATCATCTGGGAGATTGGGCGATCCATTGCCACAAATCGCACCATACGATGAACGCCATGGGCCATGACGTGCCGACGTTCATCGGGGTGAACAAGAAGCCGCTGACCCAGAAGATCCGTCAATTCCAGCCGGAATACATGCCGATGGGCATGTCCGGCATGGGGGACATGGCAAAAATGGAAATGCCGCTACCCGACAATACCATCCCGATGATGACGGGTTGGGGGCCCTACGGCCCCATCGAGATGGGCGGCATGTTTTCGGTCGTAAAGGTGCGGGACGGCATCGACGCGGACGATTACTCCGATCCCGGCTGGTACGAAAATCCTCCGGGCGAGATGGCCTACGAATGGACTGGCGAATTGCCCGAGTTCGCCTCGAACAACAGTCCCAAGACCATTCTCACACCAAAACCAAACTCGAAGGGCTGA
- a CDS encoding copper-binding protein encodes MKKLLLSTSLVLFASTGAFADVGHAKMAIGMPGHTAKVDRTIDVTLLENDEGEMLIESEEMTIKQGETIRFNITNKGELEHEFVLDTLENNAEHKIEMAKMDMEHDDPNRIRLDPGATGEVVWTFANAGTFEAACLIPGHYESGMHRAVSVGDQMAQADVEYTSGTIKKIDAKAGKVTIIHGPLVNLDMPAMTMVFRADEAIMAKMAEGQDIEFVADRVKGKLTVTQMK; translated from the coding sequence ATGAAAAAACTTCTTCTGAGCACCTCTCTCGTCCTTTTCGCTTCAACGGGGGCTTTCGCTGACGTTGGTCATGCCAAAATGGCCATCGGTATGCCCGGCCATACGGCAAAAGTCGACCGGACGATTGATGTAACCCTGCTTGAAAACGACGAAGGCGAAATGCTGATCGAGAGTGAGGAGATGACCATCAAGCAGGGTGAAACCATACGCTTCAACATCACGAACAAGGGTGAGCTGGAACACGAGTTTGTTCTCGACACGCTGGAAAATAACGCCGAGCACAAGATCGAAATGGCCAAGATGGACATGGAACACGACGACCCGAACCGTATCCGTCTTGATCCGGGTGCCACGGGCGAGGTCGTCTGGACGTTCGCGAATGCTGGTACGTTCGAAGCCGCGTGCCTGATCCCGGGTCACTACGAATCCGGCATGCACCGTGCGGTCTCGGTGGGGGACCAGATGGCTCAGGCTGACGTGGAATACACGAGCGGGACCATAAAGAAGATCGACGCCAAGGCCGGCAAGGTCACAATCATCCACGGCCCTCTGGTCAACCTCGATATGCCCGCGATGACGATGGTATTCCGCGCGGACGAAGCGATAATGGCCAAGATGGCAGAAGGTCAGGACATCGAGTTTGTTGCCGACCGGGTCAAGGGCAAGCTTACTGTCACGCAGATGAAGTGA
- a CDS encoding heavy metal translocating P-type ATPase — protein sequence MSVTMSPQARQADYDGETFYFCSDKCQTRFEADPIYYASGTASDHSMTPKAGTQYTCPMHPEIVRDEPGACPICGMALEPMVPSDEPSEELTDFTRRMWISAAAAVPLVILTMGELVGLPVRDLIGHRLATYIEFLLATPIVLWAAKPFFVRGWASIVNRSPNMWTLIALGVGAAYIYSLVATFLPGVFPEAYRMGAGVGTYFEAAVVIITLIFVGQVLELRARERTGDAIRALLDLAPKTARRILPDGTEYDAPLENIVEGDRLRVRPGDAVPVDAKVVDGTSSIDESMITGEPLPVEKGPGDTVTGGTINKNGSLVIEAARVGADTMLSQIVEMVANARRSRAPIQGLADKVSSYFVPTVVVVAILSFAAWLGFGPEPALVFAIASAVSVLIIACPCALGLATPISITTAAGRGAQAGVLIKDAEALERMAKVDTLIVDKTGTLTEGKPKLTDVNALGDETEETILSLAAALEKGSEHPLAEAIVEGAKERGIKVGNAENFEAVTGKGVSGTVSGHAVALGNTAMMRDMSLDTSAAEEAADVLRSEGKTAMFVAIEGKLSGIVAVADPIKETTAEVIKELHEAGLRIIMATGDNERTARAVAQLLGIDEVRAGVLPEDKKALVDELHANGKKVAMAGDGVNDAPALAAADVGLAMGTGADVAVESAGITLLSGDLNGIVKARTLAVATIGNIRQNLFWAFAYNTLGVPLAAGVLYPVFGLLMSPMFAAAAMSLSSVSVIANALRLRRLRL from the coding sequence ATGTCCGTCACTATGTCTCCGCAGGCCCGTCAGGCGGATTATGACGGTGAAACCTTCTACTTCTGCTCCGATAAGTGCCAGACCAGGTTCGAGGCCGATCCGATCTACTATGCCTCAGGTACGGCATCGGATCACAGCATGACCCCGAAAGCCGGAACTCAGTACACCTGCCCAATGCACCCCGAGATAGTTCGTGACGAGCCCGGCGCCTGTCCGATCTGCGGCATGGCGCTTGAACCGATGGTGCCGTCGGATGAACCCAGCGAAGAACTGACCGACTTTACCCGCCGGATGTGGATCAGTGCCGCCGCAGCCGTTCCTCTGGTTATCCTGACTATGGGAGAGCTGGTCGGTTTGCCGGTCCGGGACTTGATCGGACATCGGCTGGCGACATACATCGAGTTCCTGCTGGCGACGCCTATCGTGTTGTGGGCAGCGAAGCCGTTTTTCGTGCGGGGATGGGCGTCGATCGTGAACCGCTCGCCCAACATGTGGACGCTGATCGCGCTTGGTGTCGGCGCGGCCTACATCTATTCGCTGGTCGCCACATTCCTTCCGGGCGTGTTTCCGGAGGCTTACCGGATGGGCGCGGGAGTCGGCACCTATTTTGAAGCCGCCGTCGTTATCATCACTCTGATTTTCGTCGGACAGGTTTTGGAATTGCGGGCGCGGGAACGGACCGGCGATGCCATCCGGGCACTGCTCGATCTGGCCCCGAAAACGGCGCGGCGCATCCTGCCCGACGGCACGGAATATGACGCGCCGCTGGAAAACATTGTGGAGGGCGACCGGTTGCGGGTGCGCCCCGGCGACGCGGTCCCCGTCGATGCCAAGGTCGTCGACGGCACGTCATCCATCGACGAGAGCATGATCACTGGCGAGCCGTTGCCGGTCGAAAAAGGTCCGGGCGATACGGTCACCGGCGGCACAATCAATAAGAACGGCTCCCTTGTCATAGAAGCCGCTCGTGTAGGTGCCGACACGATGCTGAGCCAGATCGTCGAGATGGTCGCGAACGCGCGGCGATCCCGCGCACCGATCCAGGGGCTTGCGGACAAGGTTTCTTCCTATTTCGTGCCGACCGTTGTCGTGGTCGCCATCCTTTCCTTCGCCGCTTGGCTCGGCTTCGGGCCCGAACCTGCGCTCGTCTTTGCCATCGCCTCGGCGGTGTCAGTGCTGATCATCGCCTGCCCCTGTGCATTGGGCCTTGCGACGCCGATCTCGATCACGACGGCTGCAGGGCGCGGTGCACAGGCGGGTGTCCTGATCAAGGATGCCGAAGCGCTGGAACGCATGGCCAAGGTCGATACGCTGATCGTCGATAAGACCGGCACCCTGACCGAAGGCAAGCCGAAGCTGACCGATGTGAACGCTCTGGGCGACGAGACCGAAGAAACCATTCTGAGCCTCGCGGCTGCCTTGGAAAAAGGCTCTGAGCACCCGCTGGCAGAGGCCATCGTCGAAGGCGCGAAAGAGAGAGGTATCAAAGTCGGCAATGCCGAGAACTTCGAAGCCGTGACCGGCAAGGGTGTGAGCGGAACCGTCTCGGGCCACGCCGTCGCGCTTGGTAACACCGCGATGATGCGCGACATGTCCCTCGACACCTCCGCAGCAGAGGAGGCGGCAGACGTTCTGCGCAGCGAAGGCAAGACGGCCATGTTCGTGGCCATAGAAGGAAAACTGTCCGGCATCGTCGCCGTCGCCGACCCGATCAAGGAAACGACGGCCGAGGTCATCAAGGAACTGCACGAGGCGGGCCTGCGGATAATCATGGCTACGGGGGATAACGAACGCACTGCAAGGGCCGTGGCGCAGCTCCTCGGCATCGACGAGGTCCGGGCTGGAGTTCTGCCGGAAGACAAGAAGGCGCTGGTGGACGAGCTGCACGCGAATGGCAAAAAGGTCGCCATGGCCGGCGATGGTGTCAACGATGCACCGGCTCTGGCCGCAGCGGACGTCGGCCTGGCCATGGGCACGGGTGCGGACGTGGCGGTTGAAAGCGCGGGCATCACTCTCTTGAGCGGCGATCTGAACGGTATCGTCAAGGCACGGACGCTGGCCGTGGCGACGATCGGTAACATACGCCAGAACCTGTTCTGGGCCTTTGCCTACAACACGCTCGGTGTGCCCTTAGCTGCGGGCGTGCTCTACCCGGTATTCGGGCTGTTGATGTCGCCCATGTTCGCCGCCGCCGCAATGAGCCTCTCGTCGGTCTCGGTCATCGCGAACGCGCTCAGACTACGGCGATTGAGGCTTTAG
- a CDS encoding ISNCY family transposase, with translation MGMLIMSERELNRIEVLSQVTQGRMTAVTAANLLGLSRRQVHRLLRAFQSEGPAAIRHKARGRASNNRTDPAVRDFAVTLVRETYIDFGPTFASKKLAEDHGLKVSRETLRKWMQDAGLWLSRKQRRTFHQPRLRRECYGELIQIDGSDHHWFEDRGPACTLLVFIDDATSTLMHLQFVKSESTFSYFGALERYLEAHGRPVAFYSDKHTVFRVAQQGAQSGHGMTQFGRALNELSIEILCANSSQAKGRVERANRTLQDRLVKELRLAGISDMEDANAFLPDFMERYNARFAKAPRRPDDLHRALNVEPDRLAEILCFRDERYVGNQLAFSYARLLIILQENEITRGLPGKYVDSFEFPDGRLEFRWKGVSLPYSVFDKDQRVTHAAITENKNLSAVLEYIKAEQDKAPPKKRRAGKQRTRYEPTGRKPTGRPSLMEPYYERKRAEREARKAGQGCDI, from the coding sequence GTGGGAATGTTGATCATGAGCGAGCGCGAGCTGAACCGCATAGAAGTACTGAGCCAGGTGACCCAAGGCCGGATGACGGCTGTGACGGCCGCCAACCTGCTCGGATTGAGCCGCAGGCAGGTCCACAGGTTGCTGAGGGCGTTTCAGTCCGAGGGTCCGGCAGCGATCCGGCACAAGGCGCGCGGCCGGGCCTCGAACAACCGGACCGATCCGGCGGTTCGGGATTTTGCGGTGACACTGGTGCGAGAGACCTACATCGACTTTGGCCCGACCTTTGCGTCGAAGAAGCTTGCGGAAGATCACGGGCTGAAAGTGTCACGCGAGACGCTGCGCAAATGGATGCAGGACGCTGGACTGTGGCTCTCACGCAAGCAACGCCGGACGTTCCACCAGCCACGTCTGCGCCGGGAATGCTACGGCGAGCTGATCCAGATCGACGGGTCGGATCATCATTGGTTCGAGGATCGCGGCCCGGCCTGCACCCTGCTGGTCTTCATCGACGATGCCACCAGCACACTCATGCATCTGCAGTTCGTGAAGTCTGAGAGCACGTTCAGCTACTTCGGCGCGCTGGAGCGATACCTGGAAGCGCATGGCCGCCCCGTCGCTTTCTACTCCGACAAGCACACGGTGTTCCGTGTGGCCCAGCAAGGTGCGCAGTCCGGGCACGGTATGACCCAGTTTGGCCGGGCGTTGAACGAGCTGAGCATCGAGATCCTCTGCGCGAACAGCAGCCAAGCCAAGGGCCGTGTCGAACGCGCGAACCGGACGCTGCAGGACCGGTTGGTCAAGGAACTACGACTGGCGGGCATTTCCGATATGGAGGATGCCAACGCGTTCCTTCCGGATTTTATGGAACGCTACAACGCCAGGTTCGCCAAGGCCCCGCGCCGCCCGGACGATCTGCATCGCGCGCTGAATGTGGAGCCGGATCGCTTGGCGGAGATTCTGTGCTTCCGCGACGAGCGGTATGTTGGCAACCAGTTGGCCTTTTCCTACGCGCGGCTGCTGATCATCCTGCAAGAGAATGAGATCACGCGCGGGCTGCCCGGAAAGTATGTCGACAGCTTCGAGTTCCCGGACGGTCGGCTGGAGTTCCGCTGGAAAGGTGTCTCGCTCCCCTACTCCGTCTTCGACAAGGACCAGCGCGTCACGCATGCGGCGATCACCGAGAACAAGAACCTGAGCGCCGTGCTGGAATACATCAAGGCCGAACAGGACAAGGCCCCACCCAAGAAACGCCGGGCGGGAAAGCAGCGTACCCGCTACGAGCCAACCGGCCGGAAGCCCACGGGACGGCCCTCGTTGATGGAACCCTACTACGAAAGAAAACGCGCCGAGCGGGAGGCCCGCAAAGCCGGCCAGGGCTGCGATATCTGA
- a CDS encoding helix-turn-helix domain-containing protein, giving the protein MAKTIRSTGQMALCQALVDARIKAGLGQEDLAIKLKCHQSLVARIESGQRRVDVVELVVLARAIGFDPFKVLAIVDAATEPDHRI; this is encoded by the coding sequence GTGGCAAAAACAATCAGAAGCACGGGACAGATGGCACTCTGCCAAGCATTGGTCGACGCCCGCATCAAGGCGGGCCTCGGTCAGGAGGACTTGGCGATCAAGCTCAAGTGCCATCAATCCCTCGTGGCGCGAATTGAAAGCGGCCAGCGCCGGGTCGACGTCGTCGAACTGGTCGTTCTCGCCCGCGCCATCGGCTTTGACCCCTTCAAGGTTCTGGCGATCGTCGACGCCGCCACGGAGCCCGACCACAGAATTTGA
- a CDS encoding lytic transglycosylase domain-containing protein has protein sequence MVLVMESDGSLTPSRSQDSFARHYQDGIAMGPGTRALAILGTGDASGGPDTDQSAGFKRSPARPSPEVLAAIEATGLRYASHPGLRRAALSVTDWLSLYRANIEVESAYRQEAVSTAGAIGLGQLMPGTAEELGVDPSDPQQNLDGSARYLAMMLERFGDQHLALAAYNAGPDAVRQYGGIPPYPETQNHVARVMAVVARLEGSNS, from the coding sequence ATGGTGCTGGTGATGGAGAGCGACGGCTCTCTTACCCCGTCCCGCTCACAAGACAGCTTCGCGCGCCATTACCAGGATGGGATTGCCATGGGTCCGGGAACCCGGGCCTTGGCGATCCTTGGGACAGGGGATGCTTCGGGAGGTCCTGACACTGATCAGTCTGCAGGGTTCAAACGCTCCCCCGCCCGGCCAAGCCCCGAGGTGCTGGCGGCGATCGAAGCGACGGGGCTGCGCTATGCCAGCCATCCCGGTCTGCGCCGCGCCGCGCTTTCCGTCACTGACTGGCTCAGTCTCTACCGGGCAAACATCGAGGTTGAAAGTGCCTACCGGCAGGAGGCTGTCTCGACCGCAGGGGCGATTGGTCTCGGACAGCTCATGCCCGGGACCGCAGAGGAGCTTGGCGTCGACCCGAGTGACCCCCAACAGAACCTCGACGGCTCTGCCCGCTACCTCGCGATGATGCTGGAGCGCTTCGGCGATCAGCATCTGGCGCTGGCGGCCTACAACGCGGGGCCGGACGCTGTGCGCCAATACGGTGGCATCCCCCCCTACCCGGAAACCCAGAACCACGTGGCCCGCGTCATGGCTGTCGTGGCCCGATTGGAAGGATCGAATTCATGA
- a CDS encoding TrbC/VirB2 family protein yields the protein MKQISNLFVASLALFLLIAEPALAQSIDLSPIQSLLQGIVDALTGPLGVVIATLAVLGVFLSWFFNIIDLRQALWVLVGIAGVAAAPTIVAAVFAGG from the coding sequence ATGAAACAGATTTCAAACCTCTTTGTCGCCTCGCTGGCGCTATTCCTGCTGATTGCCGAACCCGCCCTCGCCCAGAGCATTGATCTCTCCCCGATCCAAAGCTTGTTGCAGGGCATTGTCGATGCGCTGACCGGCCCACTTGGCGTTGTCATCGCGACGCTTGCCGTTCTCGGGGTCTTTCTCAGCTGGTTCTTCAACATCATCGATCTGCGCCAAGCCCTCTGGGTCCTCGTGGGCATCGCTGGTGTTGCCGCCGCCCCCACCATCGTTGCCGCGGTCTTTGCCGGTGGCTGA
- a CDS encoding type IV secretion system protein VirB3: MAERAPLFLGLVRPPKLLGLPIMYAMVWLFGSVLLFVWVQHIAVLGVAALLYPVLWKAADWDPRFIDVMMTALQETPPTRNRSIHGGDSYAP; encoded by the coding sequence GTGGCTGAGCGCGCGCCTCTCTTTCTCGGCCTCGTGCGCCCGCCGAAGCTTCTGGGCCTGCCCATCATGTACGCGATGGTCTGGCTCTTCGGTTCGGTGCTCTTGTTCGTCTGGGTCCAGCACATCGCGGTATTGGGTGTCGCCGCCCTTCTTTATCCGGTGCTGTGGAAGGCCGCAGATTGGGACCCGCGTTTCATCGACGTGATGATGACGGCCCTGCAGGAGACACCGCCCACGCGTAATAGGTCCATTCATGGCGGGGACAGCTATGCCCCGTGA